Proteins found in one Planctomycetes bacterium MalM25 genomic segment:
- a CDS encoding FixH, protein MTEAAPLPASRFFWPALVVVLLLGHVVLITGSLLLSSTWIPAATTAPSGYEAALKWDTLQAERAASDRLGWTLTMTPTDQTEVNGDRLVRFNLTDADGVPLNGADLDVTLYHHSRPQQPIEVDRVPNASTPGEYATTLSMNRVGLWRLAAVATRGDERFRVETDQWVAAAKGARP, encoded by the coding sequence ATGACCGAAGCCGCCCCGCTCCCCGCGAGCCGCTTCTTCTGGCCCGCGCTGGTCGTGGTCTTGCTGCTGGGGCACGTCGTGCTGATCACCGGCTCGCTGCTACTCTCCTCGACCTGGATCCCCGCCGCCACCACGGCGCCGAGCGGCTACGAAGCGGCGTTGAAGTGGGACACGCTACAAGCCGAGCGGGCCGCCAGCGACCGTCTCGGGTGGACCCTCACAATGACGCCCACCGACCAGACCGAGGTGAACGGCGACCGCTTGGTCCGTTTCAACCTGACCGACGCGGACGGCGTGCCCTTGAACGGCGCCGACCTGGACGTGACGCTCTATCACCACAGTCGTCCTCAACAACCGATCGAAGTCGATCGCGTACCGAACGCCTCGACGCCCGGCGAGTACGCAACCACCCTCTCCATGAACCGCGTGGGCCTCTGGAGGCTGGCGGCCGTCGCCACCCGTGGCGACGAGCGGTTCCGTGTCGAGACCGACCAGTGGGTCGCCGCCGCCAAGGGGGCCCGCCCATGA
- a CDS encoding Ubp3 associated protein Bre5 — protein MSEPNELPVLQAEGRVLSTLESDGSRRWLHPRLSRGPLWRRRRIVAYALVAVYTLLPFIKIGGRPAIQLDIWNSRFALFGFEFRPTDLELLAVFGLMVFLGIFFATAVLGRVWCGWACPQTIYLEFVFRPIERLFTGTTGKGGKPKKEVAGWRIVAMYVTFLLICWHLANTFLAYFVGVDALNEWIWTQPPWKHPGAFALVAFVTGLMLFDFCYWREQLCIIGCPYGRFQSVMLDRSSLIVGYDPNRGEPRGRGRDREAKGLGDCVDCHLCVEVCPTGIDIRDGLQLECVNCTQCIDACNTVMQRVGKPEGLIRYSSQAGLDGEPNRLVRPRLVAYSGVIALLAVLFIVLLSGRQAFDVTLLRGLGRPYAVTETGAIENLVRAKLVNRSEEERVYRIEPVEPMSLRFESDVELTIAAGESVTEPLHLIAPPEEFIEGSGRVEATLRFIDSTGETIERSYTLFGPARPPGAGGAKP, from the coding sequence ATGTCCGAGCCGAATGAACTGCCGGTGCTGCAAGCCGAAGGGCGCGTGCTCTCGACGCTCGAGAGCGACGGCAGCCGGCGTTGGCTCCACCCGCGGCTCTCCCGAGGCCCGCTCTGGCGCCGCCGGCGGATCGTCGCCTATGCCCTCGTCGCCGTCTACACGCTGCTGCCGTTCATCAAGATCGGCGGGCGCCCGGCCATCCAGCTCGACATTTGGAACAGCCGATTCGCGCTGTTCGGCTTCGAATTCCGCCCGACCGACCTGGAGCTGCTCGCGGTCTTCGGCCTGATGGTCTTCCTCGGCATCTTCTTCGCAACGGCCGTCCTGGGCCGGGTCTGGTGCGGCTGGGCGTGCCCGCAGACGATCTACCTGGAATTCGTCTTCCGGCCGATCGAGCGGCTCTTCACCGGCACAACCGGCAAGGGGGGCAAGCCGAAGAAAGAGGTCGCCGGCTGGAGGATCGTGGCGATGTACGTCACGTTCCTGCTCATCTGCTGGCACCTCGCGAACACGTTCCTCGCCTACTTCGTGGGCGTCGACGCGCTGAATGAGTGGATCTGGACCCAGCCCCCCTGGAAGCACCCGGGCGCGTTCGCCCTGGTCGCGTTCGTCACGGGGCTGATGCTGTTCGACTTCTGCTACTGGCGCGAGCAACTGTGCATCATCGGCTGCCCCTACGGGCGTTTCCAATCGGTGATGCTCGACCGCTCGAGCCTGATCGTCGGCTACGACCCGAACCGTGGCGAGCCGCGCGGTCGGGGGCGCGACCGCGAGGCGAAGGGCCTGGGCGACTGCGTCGATTGCCACCTGTGCGTCGAGGTTTGCCCGACCGGCATCGATATCCGTGACGGGCTGCAACTCGAGTGCGTCAATTGCACCCAGTGCATCGACGCGTGCAACACCGTCATGCAACGCGTCGGCAAGCCGGAGGGGCTAATCCGCTACAGCTCGCAAGCGGGTCTCGACGGCGAGCCCAACCGCCTCGTCCGGCCACGGTTGGTCGCTTACTCGGGGGTGATCGCGCTGCTGGCCGTCCTGTTCATTGTCCTGCTCAGCGGGCGCCAAGCCTTCGACGTCACGCTGCTCCGCGGGCTTGGACGGCCGTACGCGGTTACCGAAACGGGCGCCATCGAGAACCTCGTCCGCGCGAAGCTCGTGAACCGCTCCGAAGAAGAACGCGTCTACCGGATCGAACCGGTCGAACCCATGTCGCTGCGTTTCGAGAGCGACGTGGAGCTAACGATCGCCGCCGGCGAGTCGGTCACCGAGCCGCTGCACCTGATCGCACCGCCCGAGGAATTCATCGAAGGGAGCGGTCGCGTCGAGGCGACACTCCGCTTCATCGACAGCACGGGCGAGACGATCGAGCGGAGCTACACGCTGTTCGGCCCCGCGCGGCCCCCCGGCGCCGGAGGAGCCAAGCCATGA
- the copA gene encoding Copper-exporting P-type ATPase A has translation MSAGTLDKPAETAVLCDHCGLTVPAALQDAAAEHPFCCGGCEVAYETIHGCGLDAYYAYRDRLAEDRHASRGVGKQYASFDSEVFQERHVATTGGGYRTIDLRLEGVHCAACVWLVERLPQIVPGVVDARLSLGVSRARVVWDPDTTALSAVATALDRLGYAPHPARDASAREAHDRADRKRLINLAIAGALAGNNMLIAVALYAGVFDGIEPHFERLFRWLSMAIGWLSLAWPGTTFFRGAWAACRARTANLDQPIVLALAVGALAGTANVLLNRGEVYFDSLSVLVFLLLVGRFLQSRQQRWAEEAIGLLLAMTPDSCRVVRGDRFADEAVDALEAGDLVEVRPGELLPADGEVTTGQSTIDQSLLTGESRPVPVEPGDAVCAGAQNVSGTLRVSVGAVGEATRLGKLLRLVEEGLAEKPPVVLFADRVAGWFVAGVVTLAAINFTAWAATSGFAAAIDSTVALLIVACPCALGLATPLTMAIAIGRGSKRGMLIKSASVLERLARVDRETPGRLFLDKTGTLTSGEMRVVAWRGDETLKPWVAALEGESPHPIGAALAGLCEPSDANDLRERVELHGYGVTAHTPVGELLVGSPRFAEEQRVRLPKEMSESIQAGRSAQHTVVVVALKGLVEAVVWLSDTLQDDASDGVKHLRQNGWRAEILSGDAPEPVAAVASEVGLPDDAAHALVTPEEKLARVQTATAGESHPTVMMVGDGVNDAAALAAADVGVAVHGGAEASLAAADVYLTEPGLGKLVELVELGRRTMRTTRRNLVISLAYNTLAVGFAAAGWITPLAAALLMPLSSLTVLASAVGFSAPQRVAARAAAKPRGG, from the coding sequence ATGAGCGCCGGCACGCTCGACAAGCCGGCCGAAACCGCCGTGCTGTGCGACCACTGTGGCCTCACCGTGCCCGCCGCTTTGCAAGACGCGGCGGCCGAGCATCCGTTCTGTTGCGGCGGTTGCGAGGTCGCCTACGAGACGATCCACGGCTGCGGCCTCGACGCGTACTACGCGTACCGCGACCGCCTCGCCGAGGATCGTCACGCCTCGCGCGGCGTGGGTAAGCAGTACGCGTCGTTCGATTCGGAAGTCTTCCAAGAGCGGCACGTCGCCACGACCGGCGGCGGCTACCGCACGATTGACCTCCGCCTCGAAGGGGTGCATTGCGCGGCGTGCGTGTGGCTCGTCGAGCGGCTGCCGCAGATCGTGCCGGGCGTGGTTGATGCGCGGCTGTCGCTCGGCGTGTCGCGGGCGCGGGTCGTTTGGGACCCCGACACAACGGCGCTCTCCGCCGTGGCGACGGCGCTCGACCGGCTCGGCTACGCCCCCCACCCGGCGCGCGACGCCTCCGCCCGAGAAGCCCATGACCGGGCCGATCGCAAGCGACTGATCAACCTGGCGATCGCCGGCGCGCTGGCCGGCAACAACATGCTGATCGCGGTCGCCCTCTACGCGGGCGTGTTCGACGGCATCGAGCCCCATTTCGAGCGGCTCTTCCGTTGGCTCTCGATGGCGATCGGCTGGTTGTCGCTCGCGTGGCCCGGGACGACCTTCTTCCGCGGCGCTTGGGCGGCCTGCCGAGCGCGGACGGCGAACCTCGATCAGCCGATCGTGCTCGCGCTGGCGGTCGGCGCCCTCGCCGGCACGGCGAACGTGCTGCTCAACAGGGGCGAAGTCTACTTCGACTCGCTGAGCGTCCTGGTCTTCCTGCTGTTAGTGGGACGCTTCTTGCAGTCACGCCAGCAACGCTGGGCCGAAGAGGCGATCGGGCTCCTCCTCGCGATGACGCCCGACAGCTGCCGAGTGGTCCGCGGCGACCGGTTCGCCGACGAGGCGGTCGACGCCCTCGAAGCGGGCGACCTGGTCGAGGTCCGGCCCGGCGAGTTGCTCCCGGCCGACGGCGAGGTGACGACCGGCCAATCAACGATCGATCAATCGCTCCTGACCGGCGAGTCACGTCCGGTCCCAGTGGAGCCGGGCGACGCGGTCTGCGCCGGCGCCCAGAACGTGTCGGGCACGCTCCGCGTGAGCGTGGGCGCCGTCGGCGAGGCGACGCGGCTCGGCAAGCTGCTGCGGCTGGTCGAGGAGGGCCTGGCCGAGAAGCCGCCCGTTGTGCTGTTCGCCGACCGGGTCGCCGGTTGGTTCGTCGCCGGGGTGGTCACACTGGCGGCGATCAACTTCACCGCGTGGGCGGCGACGTCCGGCTTCGCCGCGGCGATCGACTCGACCGTCGCGCTGCTGATCGTCGCCTGCCCCTGTGCGCTCGGCCTCGCGACGCCGCTCACGATGGCGATCGCCATCGGGCGCGGCTCCAAACGGGGGATGCTCATCAAGAGCGCGAGCGTGCTGGAGCGGCTCGCCCGCGTCGATCGCGAAACGCCCGGGCGCCTTTTCCTCGACAAGACGGGCACGCTTACCAGCGGCGAGATGCGCGTCGTCGCGTGGCGAGGCGACGAGACGCTGAAGCCTTGGGTCGCGGCCCTTGAGGGCGAGTCGCCCCACCCGATCGGCGCCGCCTTGGCGGGGCTCTGCGAGCCGTCCGACGCGAACGATCTACGCGAACGCGTTGAGCTTCATGGGTATGGCGTTACGGCTCACACCCCAGTCGGCGAGCTGCTCGTCGGCTCGCCTCGCTTCGCGGAAGAGCAGCGAGTCCGGCTGCCTAAGGAGATGTCGGAGTCGATCCAAGCGGGCCGATCCGCGCAGCACACGGTGGTGGTTGTCGCTCTCAAGGGACTCGTCGAGGCGGTCGTCTGGCTGAGCGACACGCTGCAAGACGACGCGAGCGATGGGGTCAAGCACCTCCGACAGAACGGCTGGCGGGCGGAGATCCTCTCGGGCGACGCCCCCGAGCCGGTCGCCGCTGTGGCTTCGGAGGTCGGCCTGCCGGACGACGCGGCGCACGCCCTCGTCACGCCCGAAGAGAAGCTCGCACGCGTACAAACCGCCACGGCGGGTGAATCGCATCCGACCGTCATGATGGTCGGCGATGGCGTGAACGACGCCGCCGCGCTCGCCGCCGCGGACGTGGGCGTCGCGGTGCACGGGGGCGCCGAGGCCTCGCTGGCGGCGGCCGACGTCTACCTCACCGAGCCGGGGCTCGGCAAGCTGGTCGAGCTGGTCGAACTCGGCCGTCGCACGATGCGGACCACCCGGCGGAACCTCGTGATCTCGTTGGCCTACAACACGCTGGCGGTCGGCTTCGCGGCGGCCGGCTGGATCACCCCACTCGCCGCGGCGCTGCTGATGCCGTTAAGCTCGCTCACGGTGCTGGCGTCGGCGGTCGGCTTCAGCGCCCCTCAGCGCGTCGCGGCACGCGCAGCCGCTAAGCCCCGGGGCGGGTAA
- the ccoP2 gene encoding Cbb3-type cytochrome c oxidase subunit CcoP2 gives MAEQPTPAEEQPTTHSYDGIQEFDNPTPLWWDLLFVATILFAPVYMVWFHAPRQGRTIEEQYQADLAANMVLQFGEIGDLVGDEPTILKYMNEPDWLKVGEATFITNCVSCHGADGGGISGPNLTDDLYLHVKGVADIAKVVREGAKNGAMPSWVNRLHPNEVVLVSSYVASLRGKNAESKYAGDKGKPIDPWPEPPANVEGPAEDAKPDPNQQASAATPLKR, from the coding sequence ATGGCCGAACAACCCACCCCCGCCGAAGAGCAGCCGACGACCCACAGCTACGACGGCATCCAGGAGTTCGATAACCCGACGCCCCTGTGGTGGGACCTGCTGTTCGTCGCGACCATCCTGTTCGCGCCGGTCTACATGGTCTGGTTCCACGCCCCGCGTCAGGGACGCACGATCGAAGAGCAGTACCAGGCCGATCTGGCGGCGAACATGGTCCTGCAGTTTGGCGAGATCGGGGACCTGGTAGGCGACGAGCCGACGATCCTCAAGTACATGAACGAACCCGACTGGCTCAAAGTGGGCGAGGCGACATTCATCACGAATTGCGTCTCTTGCCACGGGGCTGACGGCGGGGGGATCAGCGGCCCGAACCTGACCGACGATCTCTACCTCCACGTGAAGGGCGTAGCCGACATCGCCAAGGTCGTGCGCGAGGGCGCCAAGAACGGCGCGATGCCCTCCTGGGTCAACCGCTTGCACCCGAACGAGGTGGTGCTGGTCTCGTCGTACGTGGCGTCTCTCCGCGGTAAGAACGCCGAAAGCAAGTACGCCGGCGACAAGGGGAAGCCGATCGATCCGTGGCCCGAGCCGCCCGCCAACGTGGAAGGCCCGGCGGAGGACGCGAAGCCCGATCCCAACCAACAGGCGAGCGCCGCCACGCCGCTGAAGCGTTAG
- a CDS encoding Cytochrome oxidase maturation protein cbb3-type, translated as MSVVFVMAPVALLLAAIAVGAFIWATRDGQFDDVETPAHRMLFEEPVRPEEADKEPPTGPIE; from the coding sequence ATGTCGGTCGTCTTCGTCATGGCTCCGGTCGCCCTCTTGCTGGCGGCGATCGCCGTGGGGGCGTTCATCTGGGCGACCCGCGACGGCCAGTTCGACGACGTCGAAACCCCCGCTCACCGGATGCTGTTCGAGGAGCCGGTCCGTCCCGAGGAGGCGGACAAAGAGCCCCCTACCGGGCCTATCGAGTGA